Proteins from a single region of Dama dama isolate Ldn47 chromosome 14, ASM3311817v1, whole genome shotgun sequence:
- the LOC133068860 gene encoding melanoma antigen preferentially expressed in tumors-like gives MSVQNPLRLLNLAGKTLLTNEALAISALEYLPIELFPRLFMEAFYGRHRKTLKALVQAWPFVRLPLGGLMQTPHVVTLQAVLEGLGILLTRKDRPSSSMVPMAEDGSRIEKPLVPFEVFTELHLKERTMSEFLTYLLKWVEQRDPFIHLYCKKLKMVSFPMDNIMKVLSMVQLDCIQELHVNCTWHLSTLAMIAPLLGQMSNVQKLFVSHTHLPDPEEWNEQHTVKITSQFLRLHHLQDLHLESRLYLEGCLDQMLRCLMNPLDNLSIIHCLLTDSDLTHLSQSPNISQLKSLNLSGATMTYSSPELLPSLLEKVSATLQELYLEQSGIRDSHLEAILPALSHCFQLTSFSTHGNLLSMPIMEKMLRHISELPSLGRELYTDPQESFSSLGILQPGRLAQCRAELLEILKDLGCPRTIWICFTPCPHHGDNTFYHPEPIIYGSNIPG, from the exons ATGAGTGTTCAGAACCCCCTGAGACTCCTGAACCTGGCAGGGAAGACCCTACTAACCAATGAGGCCTTGGCCATTTCTGCTCTGGAGTATCTGCCCATTGAGCTCTTCCCCCGACTCTTCATGGAAGCATTCTATGGAAGGCACAGAAAGACCTTAAAGGCCTTGGTTCAAGCCTGGCCATTTGTCCGCCTGCCTCTGGGGGGCCTGATGCAGACGCCTCATGTGGTAACGTTACAAGCAGTGCTCGAGGGACTTGGTATCCTGCTCACACGGAAGGATCGTCCAAG CTCATCAATGGTACCAATGGCTGAGGATGGGTCAAGGATTGAGAAGCCCTTGGTTCCCTTCGAGGTGTTCACAGAACTTCACCTCAAGGAAAGAACCATGAGTGAATTCCTCACTTACCTCCTAAAGTGGGTAGAGCAGAGAGACCCTTTCATACATCTGTACTGTAAGAAGCTGAAAATGGTTTCATTTCCCATGGATAATATTATGAAGGTCCTGAGCATGGTGCAACTGGACTGTATCCAGGAGTTACATGTGAATTGCACCTGGCATCTGTCCACTCTGGCCATGATTGCTCCTCTCCTGGGCCAGATGAGCAATGTGCAGAAACTGTTTGTCTCCCACACCCACCTGCCTGATCCTGAGGAGTGGAATGAGCAGCACACTGTCAAGATTACTTCTCAGTTCCTGAGGCTGCACCACCTCCAGGATCTCCATCTGGAATCCCGCTTGTACCTTGAAGGCTGCCTGGACCAGATGCTCAG gTGCCTGATGAACCCCTTGGACAACCTGTCAATAATTCACTGCCTCCTTACAGATTCAGACTTGACCCATCTGTCCCAGAGCCCGAACATCAGTCAGCTAAAGAGCCTGAATCTGAGTGGGGCCACCATGACCTACTCTAGTCCTGAGCTCCTCCCATCTCTGCTGGAGAAAGTTTCAGCCACCCTCCAAGAACTGTACTTAGAGCAATCTGGGATCAGGGACTCCCACCTCGAGGCCATCCTGCCTGCCCTGAGCCACTGCTTCCAGCTCACATCCTTCAGCACGCATGGGAACCTCCTCTCCATGCCCATCATGGAGAAGATGCTGCGACATATCTCTGAGCTGCCCAGTTTAGGTCGAGAACTCTACACTGACCCTCAGGAGAGTTTCAGCTCTCTGGGGATCCTCCAACCTGGGAGACTTGCCCAATGTCGGGCTGAACTGCTTGAGATTCTGAAGGACTTAGGATGCCCCAGGACCATCTGGATTTGCTTCACCCCCTGTCCACACCATGGAGATAACACATTCTATCATCCTGAGCCCATCATATATGGCAGTAACATTCCAGGCTAG
- the LOC133068861 gene encoding PRAME family member 8-like, giving the protein MSVRNPLRLLNLAGKTLLTNEALAISALEYLPIELFPPLFMEAFCGRHRKTLKALVQAWPFVRLPLGGLMQTPHVVTLQAVLEGLDVLLTQKDRPRRCKLRVLDLRNTGQDFWRMWSGSSVHVSSSFSVAPGAEDRSSTEKVLAPFEVFIELHLKERSMDGFLTCLMRWVEQRKASIHLCCKRLRILSFSMDKIMRVLSMVQLDCIQEVYVNRSWHLSTLAMFAPLLGQMSNLQKLLISHINLPDPEEQEEHHIVKITSQFLRLHHLRDLHLESPFYLEGCLDQMLRCLMTPLDNLGITRCLLTDSDLTHLCQSPNIRQLKGLDLSGVTMTYSSPELLPALLEKVSATLQELYLEQCGIRDSHLESILRILSRCFQLMSFSLLGNLLSMAIMEKLLRHTSGLPRLSKELYPAPQESFSSDGILQPRRLAQCQSELLEILEDLGHPRIIWISFMPLSTLWR; this is encoded by the exons ATGAGTGTCCGGAACCCCCTGAGACTCCTGAACCTGGCAGGGAAGACCCTACTAACCAATGAGGCCTTGGCCATTTCTGCTCTGGAGTATCTGCCCATCGAGCTCTTCCCCCCACTCTTCATGGAAGCATTCTGTGGAAGGCACAGAAAGACCTTAAAGGCCTTGGTTCAAGCCTGGCCCTTTGTCCGCCTGCCTCTGGGGGGCCTGATGCAGACACCTCATGTGGTAACGTTACAAGCAGTGCTCGAGGGACTTGATGTCCTGCTCACACAGAAGGATCGTCCAAG GAGATGCAAACTGCGTGTGCTCGACTTAAGGAATACTGGACAGGATTTCTGGAGAATGTGGTCTGGATCCAGTGTCCATGTGTCCTCAAGCTTTTCAGTGGCACCAGGGGCCGAGGACAGATCAAGCACTGAGAAAGTCTTGGCTCCCTTTGAGGTGTTCATAGAACTTCACCTCAAGGAAAGGAGCATGGATGGATTTCTCACCTGCCTTATGAGATGGGTGGAGCAGAGGAAAGCGTCCATACACCTGTGCTGTAAGAGGCTGAGGATTCTTTCATTTTCCATGGATAAAATTATGAGGGTCCTGAGCATGGTGCAGCTGGACTGTATCCAGGAGGTATACGTGAATCGCAGCTGGCATCTGTCCACCCTGGCCATGTTTGCTCCTCTCCTGGGCCAGATGAGCAATTTGCAGAAACTCCTCATCTCCCACATCAATCTGCCTGATCCCGAGGAACAGGAGGAGCACCACATTGTCAAAATTACTTCTCAGTTCCTACGGCTGCACCACCTCCGGGATCTCCATCTGGAATCCCCCTTCTACCTCGAAGGCTGCCTGGACCAGATGCTCAG gTGCCTGATGACCCCCTTGGACAACCTTGGGATTACTCGCTGCCTGCTTACAGATTCAGACCTGACCCATCTGTGCCAGAGCCCGAACATCCGTCAGCTAAAGGGCCTGGATCTGAGTGGGGTCACCATGACCTACTCTAGTCCTGAGCTCCTGCCAGCTCTGCTGGAGAAAGTTTCAGCCACCCTCCAGGAGCTGTACTTAGAGCAATGTGGGATCAGGGACTCCCACTTGGAATCCATTCTGCGTATCTTGAGCCGCTGTTTCCAACTCATGTCCTTCAGTCTGCTTgggaacctcctctccatggcCATCATGGAAAAGCTCCTGCGACACACCTCCGGGCTGCCCAGGTTAAGTAAAGAGCTATACCCTGCCCCTCAGGAAAGTTTCAGCTCTGATGGAATCCTCCAACCCAGGAGACTTGCCCAGTGTCAGAGTGAACTTCTTGAGATCCTCGAGGACTTGGGACATCCCAGGATCATCTGGATTAGCTTCATGCCTCTGTCCACCCTGTGGAGATAA